AGCCTGAGGATCTTGCTGTAGTTTCTGGAATAGGATGTTCAGGTCGTATTTCTGGATATATTAATGCCTATGGTTTCCATGGTATCCACGGAAGAGCATTGCCAATCGCTCAAGGTGTGAAAATGGCAAATCGTGAATTAACGGTTATCGCCTCTGGTGGAGACGGAGATGGTTTTGCTATCGGAATGGGTCATACGGTCCATGCTATTCGTCGTAATATTGATGTAACATACATCGTTATGGATAATCAGATTTATGGATTAACAAAGGGGCAAACATCACCTCGTTCGGAGGTTGGTTTTAAGACGAAAAGTACTCCAGGTGGATCTATTGAATCAGCATTAGGCGTTATGGAGCTAGCTCTAACGGCTGGTGGAACGTTTGTTGCTCAAAGCTTTTCAAGTGACTTGAAGGGCTTAACAGCTTTAATTGAGCAAGGAATTCAGCACAAAGGCTTCTCTTTAATCAACGTATACAGCCCTTGTGTAACGTTCAACAAAATTAACACGTATGACTGGTTCAAAGAAAATATTACTGAGCTTTCTTCTATTGAAGGATATGATCCAAGCAACCGTATGATGGCTATGCAAACGCTAATGGAACACAATGGTTTAGTTACAGGCTTGATTTATCAAAACACGGAAAAGAAATCCTACGAGGATATGGTTCCAGGCTTCAAGCCAGAAGGACTTGTAAACCAATCTCTTGAGATTTCTGAGGATCATTTCTCCAAGCTTTGTAGTGAATTTATGTAAAATATAGATAGACACGTCGATCGTGCTATTGAAATATAACTTCTGTAGAGGGTCTGCCGCAGGTTTTCAAATGGATGCGACAGTTCTTGTCAAAAGACGTTTCTAAACCACATAATTGGTATTAGAAGCGTCTTTTTATATCTTGAATTACTAGGTTGTGAAACAAAGAGAATAAGGGGCTGAGTAAATGATTAAGTATCCGCTTTTGACACAAGGGGCAGCTATTGGTGTGACTTCGCCGTCTTCTGGAGTAAATGATGAACTGCACGACTTACTTTACCTTTCCTTTAAAAGTTTAGAAAGTAAAGGCTACACAATTAATTCAGGACAAACTATATGGACGCAACACAAAGCAAAGTCTGCACCAGCCATAATAAGAGCAAATGAATTTAATAAAATGATGACTGATGAACAGATTGATATCATCATTCCCCCATGGGGAGGTGAGCTATTAATCGAGATTCTTGAACATCTAGATCTTGAGCGATACCAACCAAAATGGGTTTTGGGTTATTCAGATACAAGTGTTTTACTACTAGCCATTACATTAAACACAGGCATTGCTACAGCTCATGGAACAAATTTAATTGATTTGCGAGGTGAATATTCAGATTCTACAACGGAAATTTGGCAATCTGTTTTATCGACTAAAGCAGGTAAATCTATCGTACAATATTCCTCGGAAAAGTTTCAAAAGCAGTGGAACCATTCTGATCCTTCACCATGTGTTTTTCACTTAACAGAGGAGACAAAATGGAAGACTGTTACCAATACTAAGGTTAGAGCACAAGGTCGTTTACTTGGTGGATGTATTGATGTAATTAGACATTTAATTGGTACACCATACGGTGACGTAAAGCATTTCCAACAACAGTATATTAATAATGAGCCATTCATTTGGTATATAGAAAATTGTCAGCTATCGACCACTGAATTACGCCGATCTCTAGTTCAGATGAAATTAGCGGGATGGTTTGATCATTGTTCTTGTCTTCTATTTGGAAGAAGTGACGGGAATAGAGCTATTGATCAATATACCGTTGAGGATATTTACAAGGAGCTCTACGAAGAATTAAAGATTCCAGTAGTCTATGATATTGATTGCGGACATGTACCACCTCAAATCACATTCATCAACGGAGCACATGCTGAGATTGAAGTAGAAGAGGGAAGAGGGATTGTCAAGCAGCTTTTTATCTAAGACTTCAAAAGCTATAGGGATAAATACATGTTAGTCGGTTTAAAAGCAGAAATTAAATAATGCTTGAACCTTACGTAACGTCATCTTTTATAATGGATTGAAAGCTGACATAACGTAAGGAAAGGAAATGAAGATATAATGAATATAATTATAAAATCATTAATTTTTAATAAACAGGTTCGTTTATATTTTGTCGATAATACAGCGTTGATTAAAGAGATCTTAGCGCTAAACCAGATCAAGAGTAAGCTGTTCAATTTGGCTCTTGGAAAAACGGTTTCAGGGCTTAGTCTGCTTTCTGCAACGATGAAAGGAGAGCAAAGGCTAAGTGCTACAATAACGATGAGCAACCCACGTTATCAGATTTTTGCTGATGTTGAGGCAAATGGTAATGTGAGAGGTTACGTTAGTAAAAGCGTACTAGAAGGAAACATCGAGGCTGTCACCCTTTCAGAGCTTATTGGAGACAAAGCAGCTATCCGAGTCATTAAAGGATTTAAAATGAATCAATTTACAGGGATTACGGATATGCCATACAAAACCCTTGACGAGGATATTTCCCATTACTTTAAGCAAAGTGATCAAATAGAGACTATCATTAAAACAAATATTGAATTTGATGAAAATCACCGACTTTTATCCAGCTACGCTATGTATGCACAATTACTCCCAGGTGCTCCTCAGCATTTACTAATGCCTATCAAAGAAAAGCTGAATATGAGCTCAGTATTCTTTAATGACATTCGATATATGTGCACCCAACAGATTGAGGATACGTTAAATGAGATGTTTTCTGATGCTCAGCTTATAGGCTGTCAACACCTGCAATTTTTCTGTGTTTGCTCTAAAGAAATGTTCTATGGTTTACTTTATTCAATAGATCGGAAGAATTTAGAGAAATCTATTCGGGCAGAGCAGTCGGTTAACTCAACTTGTCATGTTTGCGGGAGAAGCTATGTTTTCTCTCCTTCTGAGATTCAAGCTTTTCTTGAAAGAGGTGAAATAATTGAATAGTCAGTGGAAGGTTGGAGAATTAGCGGACCTTACAGGACTCTCCATCCGTACGTTGAGATATTATGATCAAATTGGGCTGTTCACGCCATCTAAATATACAGATGCTGGCCATCGTCGGTACACACATAATGATTTGGAAAAGCTTCATCAAATCCTTGTCCTAAAACAAATGGGCTTATCCTTAGATAATATTCAAGAGCTGATAAAACGGGATAAAAAACAATCGGTAATGGATGTCATCGAAACACAAATGAAGCGTGTCCAATCCGAGATTGAAGAGCAAGAACATTTGCTTAGACAATTAAAATCTATCAAAAATGAGCTTTCTCATAATAAAGTAGTTTCTGTTAAGGAGCTTACCTCGCTGTTTGAGCTAATGAAATTGAACCGCTCTAAATACTTTACAGAGGAACAGCTTGATGAATTAAAAGCTTTTTATGAGAGCTTAGAGAAAGATGCCATGGGAGACTTTGAGAAAGAATTTACTCAGCTTCTGTTCCAATTAAGAGAGAATAAAGACCAGGGAATCCCCCCGAGTCATCCTACAGTAAAAGAGTTAGCCTTGAGGTGGAAGAAGATAACTTATTCAACATTAGAAGGTAATCCGGAATTAATAAAAAGTGTAGAAGCCTTTTATGCGGAGAATCCTGATGTGGCTATGGGTCAAGGAATTGATGCTGATTTATATGCCTATATTCAGAAAGCCTTATAGACCTTATAGGATTATTGAAAGGGTTAGTAGAATACCCAAGTTCAAGTCCACTAGCCCTTATTATATTAAGGGAGCTTATTTCTCATAAAGATAGTTAATAATAATTTGGGAATCAGAGAGCATAATAGTAGCAAAGAAGAAGAGCTGATCAATCAGCTTTTTTAACGTTTAAAAAGTATAAAATTTATACCATGTTTTCTTCAAATTTTATACTTTCTGAGGGCAGGACATAGGACGTGATAAAAGTCATATTATTTGTTCATTCGGCATGGACATCTTATTTACTCTTCTATTATAAAGGTGCTATAATGTTATAAAATCAATACTTTACACTGATTTAATAACTGAGAGGAGAGTTCACCTTGAACGGAAAGATGAAAGCAATTGTAAAGCATCGCGAGGGATTTGGTGCAGAATTACAGATGGTAGATATACCAAAAATCAAACCAAATGAAGCGTTAATTAAGGTAAAAGCTACGTCTATTTGTGGGACGGATGTTCATATTTATACATGGGATGCATGGTCTGCTAGTCGAGTTAAAACCCCGTATGTCTTTGGTCATGAATTTGCTGGTGAGGTTGTAGAGGTAGGGAGTCAGGTGACTAATGTTCAGGCTGGAGATCATGTCTCTGCTGAAACACATATTATCTGTGGAGAATGTCCCCAATGTCTAACAGGTCAATATCATATTTGTCGTGAAACACAAATAATTGGAGTGGACACGCAGGGGTGCTTTGCTGAATATGTTGCTCTACCAGCTACTAACCTGTGGAAGAATGATAAGGAGCTTCCTTTCGAAATCGCTTCTGTCCAAGAACCAATGGGGAATGCTGTACAAACCGCCTTGTCAGGTCCGATTGTGGGTAAAACAGTAGCTGTGATTGGTTGTGGACCAATAGGCTTGATGGCAGTAGCGGTAGCGAAGGCTTCAGGAGCTTCCGAGGTCTATGCTATAGATATTAATGAGTATCGTTTGGACATTGCTTCTAAAATTGGAGCTACAGCTACCATTAATTCTGGGAAAGAAAATCCAGTGGAGAGAGCAAAACAACTTACGCAGGGAAATGGTGTAGACGTTATATTAGAAATGTCTGGGCACCCTATGGCTATTGACCAAGGATTTAAAATGGTGACGAATGGCGGGCGTGTGTCTATGCTAGGCTTACCAACTCAAAAGGTCGAGCTTGATATCACTAATGACATCGTATTTAAAGGTATTCAAGTGCATGG
This portion of the Bacillus horti genome encodes:
- a CDS encoding 2-oxoacid:ferredoxin oxidoreductase subunit beta; translated protein: MATFKDFRNKVKPNWCPGCGDFSVQAAIQRASANVGLEPEDLAVVSGIGCSGRISGYINAYGFHGIHGRALPIAQGVKMANRELTVIASGGDGDGFAIGMGHTVHAIRRNIDVTYIVMDNQIYGLTKGQTSPRSEVGFKTKSTPGGSIESALGVMELALTAGGTFVAQSFSSDLKGLTALIEQGIQHKGFSLINVYSPCVTFNKINTYDWFKENITELSSIEGYDPSNRMMAMQTLMEHNGLVTGLIYQNTEKKSYEDMVPGFKPEGLVNQSLEISEDHFSKLCSEFM
- a CDS encoding S66 family peptidase, which encodes MIKYPLLTQGAAIGVTSPSSGVNDELHDLLYLSFKSLESKGYTINSGQTIWTQHKAKSAPAIIRANEFNKMMTDEQIDIIIPPWGGELLIEILEHLDLERYQPKWVLGYSDTSVLLLAITLNTGIATAHGTNLIDLRGEYSDSTTEIWQSVLSTKAGKSIVQYSSEKFQKQWNHSDPSPCVFHLTEETKWKTVTNTKVRAQGRLLGGCIDVIRHLIGTPYGDVKHFQQQYINNEPFIWYIENCQLSTTELRRSLVQMKLAGWFDHCSCLLFGRSDGNRAIDQYTVEDIYKELYEELKIPVVYDIDCGHVPPQITFINGAHAEIEVEEGRGIVKQLFI
- a CDS encoding Hsp33 family molecular chaperone HslO codes for the protein MNIIIKSLIFNKQVRLYFVDNTALIKEILALNQIKSKLFNLALGKTVSGLSLLSATMKGEQRLSATITMSNPRYQIFADVEANGNVRGYVSKSVLEGNIEAVTLSELIGDKAAIRVIKGFKMNQFTGITDMPYKTLDEDISHYFKQSDQIETIIKTNIEFDENHRLLSSYAMYAQLLPGAPQHLLMPIKEKLNMSSVFFNDIRYMCTQQIEDTLNEMFSDAQLIGCQHLQFFCVCSKEMFYGLLYSIDRKNLEKSIRAEQSVNSTCHVCGRSYVFSPSEIQAFLERGEIIE
- a CDS encoding MerR family transcriptional regulator yields the protein MNSQWKVGELADLTGLSIRTLRYYDQIGLFTPSKYTDAGHRRYTHNDLEKLHQILVLKQMGLSLDNIQELIKRDKKQSVMDVIETQMKRVQSEIEEQEHLLRQLKSIKNELSHNKVVSVKELTSLFELMKLNRSKYFTEEQLDELKAFYESLEKDAMGDFEKEFTQLLFQLRENKDQGIPPSHPTVKELALRWKKITYSTLEGNPELIKSVEAFYAENPDVAMGQGIDADLYAYIQKAL
- the tdh gene encoding L-threonine 3-dehydrogenase; its protein translation is MNGKMKAIVKHREGFGAELQMVDIPKIKPNEALIKVKATSICGTDVHIYTWDAWSASRVKTPYVFGHEFAGEVVEVGSQVTNVQAGDHVSAETHIICGECPQCLTGQYHICRETQIIGVDTQGCFAEYVALPATNLWKNDKELPFEIASVQEPMGNAVQTALSGPIVGKTVAVIGCGPIGLMAVAVAKASGASEVYAIDINEYRLDIASKIGATATINSGKENPVERAKQLTQGNGVDVILEMSGHPMAIDQGFKMVTNGGRVSMLGLPTQKVELDITNDIVFKGIQVHGITGRKMFETWFQTSGLLKTGAIDMNSIITHTFSLEEFEKGFDLMIKGQSGKIVLIP